The sequence GGCTCCGCCGCCCGTGAGTGGTTAAGGAGTCTCTGGACTCGTTAACCACTCACGGGGCTGAGTTATCCCCAACCTGTGGGTTATCCACAGGGCGATTTATTTCCCCAGGTGCGACACCGAGACCCGTCGGAGGTCTCGGTGATCGTGCCCGGTATGACAGTTACGAAATTCGCCGCCCTGAAAGACGTCGCCGAGAAGCAGTTCGGCCTGATCACCCACACGCAGCTCCACGCCCTCGGGTTTCCCCGCAGCAGAGTCCGGCACCGCGTCGAATCCGGTCGATGGCAAGCAGTGCTCCACGGTGTCTACTCGGTGAGCAACGGACCGATCACTCGTGAGATGTCACTGGAAGCCGCGCTGCTCTTCGGAGGCAGAGGCGCAGTCCTCAGCCACCACACCGCCGCCGAGGAATGGCACATGATTCGTGTCGAGCCGGCGCGCCCCGTGCACATCACCGTTCCCTATAAGAGATCGGCTATTTCCCAGCCGCCGACCGTTGTCGGCGCGGGCCTCGCGTCGGTCAGTTTGTGCCACCGCGAAGGAACTGTCGTTCATTCGGGAGTGGTCGTGCACCGGTCGAGGGCGCACGATTACATCGCCATCGACGCTGACCAACCCCGGACGGCAAGGGCGGACACGGCTCTGGATGTTGCGATCGCCGAACCCACGGCACGGGACGCCTACACCCGGCTCATCGCTCTCGCGACCAATGCCCGGATCCCGCTGCGCGACATTCGACGACGCATGGAGGAGCGACGGCCGCGCCGATACCGCAAGGCACTCGCGGACGCGGTGCGACTGCTGGCCGACGGCGTCCAGTCGATCCTCGAGTACCGCTACGCCACCGACGTCGAGGATGCGCACGGTTTGCCGCGCGCCCGACGGCAGTCGCCGGTGGTCGTGGACGGACGCACCCTGTTCGAGGACTGCGACTACTCCGATCACGGTGTGCCGCTCATCGTGCGACTCGACGGTCGCCGTGCGCACGCCATGGCGGAGGTCGCCTTCCGGGATCGTCGACGCGACAATGCAGCAGAACTACAGGGAAGGCCGCGGCTTGTCTACGGGTTCGACGAGGTGACGAAGAGCCCGTGCGTGGTGGCCCGCGAAGTGGAGACCGTCCTGGTGCGGGAGGGGTGGGTGAGGCCGGGCGAGAGGTCCTGCCGGGCTTGTGAGTGGTTAAGGAGTGCAGAGACTCCTTAACCACTCACGGGCGGCGAAGCCGCCTATGACCACCACGGGCGGAGCGGGACATGCGCTTCACCCTTCGGCCCGAGCTTGACGGCGAGGACCTGGTGCAGCTGCACGACGTTGCGTTCGAACCCGAGCCGCGACCCGGCCATGTAGAGGCCCCATACGCGTGCGGTTCCTTCACCCACGTCGGCGACGCAGGCGTCCCAGTTGTCGACGAGGTTCTGGCACCACCCGGCGAGGGTGAGTGCGTAGTGTTCGCGCAGGTTCTCCTCGTGCCGGACTTCGAGGCCCACGTTCTGGATCTCGGAGATGATGCGACCCGAGCCGGTGAGTTCGCCGTCGGGAAAAACGTACCGGTCGATGAAGCCACCGGCGCGCGCCTGACTGCGATTGTCGGGACGGGTGATGCAGTGGTTGAGAAGCCGCCCGCCCTCCCGCAGTTTGTCTTTCAGCAGGGTGAAGTAGGCGGGGTAGTTGCCGACGCCGATGTGCTCGGTGAGGCCGATCGACGAGATGGCGTCGAAGCCGGTTTCGGGCACGTCGCGGTAGTCGGAGAACCGGACTTCGGCGAGGTCGGACAGGCCCTCTTCGGCGATGGCCTTCTGCGCCCACTCGGCTTGCTCGCGCGACAGGGTGGCGCCGATGACCTTGACGCCGCGCCGGGCCGCGTACCGAACCATCGAACCCCAGCCGCACCCGATGTCGAGCAGCCGGTCACCAGGCTGGAGGCCGAGTTTCTCGAACACCAGCCGGTACTTGTTGTCCTGCGCTTCTTCCAGGGTCTGCTCGGTGTTCTCGTAGCACGCGCACGTGTACGTCATGGAGGGACCGAGGACGTACTCGTAGAAGGTGTTCGAGACGTCGTAGTGGTGGTGGATCACTTCGGCGTCGCGCGCCTTGGAGTGCCGCAGGCCTTCGGCGACGCGACGCCACCGCGGGAGATGTTCCTGCGGGGGAGGGGCGATGGGCCGTAAGAGGTCCCAACCGAGCGAACGGGTGATGGCCGCGAGCGTCAGCGCCGACGGACGACGGAAATGCAGTTCGTCACCCATGACCCGGAGAATCTCGTAGGGGTCGCCGGGGTGGACGCCGCGTGCTTCGAGGTCGCCGGACACGTAGGCCCGGGCCATCCCGAGATCACCGGGGGCGGTTGCCAGGTAGGTGGTTCCGCGGGTGGACTTGAGGTGCAGGCCGTAGGGCGCATCCTCGGGTCCGGCGGCACTGCCGTCGTATGCGGTGAACCGCAACGGGAGCATGCCGTCGGAGAGAGTCTCGAGAATCTCCGCGATGGTCAGCTTCCGGTCTTGTGTGCGGGGAGCTTTCAGAGTTGTCATCGACGTTGCACCGCCTTGGAGAAGAGGTCCAGTAACCGGGAATCGGGATCGTAGTGCTTTTTCAGTTCGGTGTATCGATCGCCGCCGTAGTAGAGGCGCTCGAAATCCGCTCGTGAGTAATAGGAGTCAGAGTAGAGGGACTTGTGTCCGTCGAAGTCGCTGACCTTGTCCTCGATGAGCCGGTTGGCCGCCCCTTCGGGCTCTCCGGGCCGGATGGGCACCGACGACCAGAAGCCGATGTTCACATAGGTGCGTTTCGGTTCGAGGGGATAGAGAGGCCACGGTCGCTGCGACGACGCTCCGGCGGGCGCAGGTTCACGCAAGCGCAACGGGCACAACCACAACGGTTCGATGGGGATCTCGTCGAGAAACCATCGAACGAAGTCGGCGGTGCGCTCGATGGGTACTTCCACGTCCTGCACGACCCGCTCACGTGGGGGATTGCCCTTCCGCTTCTCGAGACGGTCACCGATGTCGTACTTGTGGTCGAGCGCGATGAGCTTCCAGTAGAAGCTGCTACGGAGAAGCTTCTTGGGCCACAACCTGCGGATCGTCGGATTCTGCGCGCCGAACGCACGCGAGCACCAGAACCAGTCGGTGTCCCACCGCCACAGGTAATCTCGGGTCGTCAATTTGTCCGTTTTGGGATGGTTCACCGAAGCGTGCTGAATGGACCGGTAGAAGATGTTGCGACCGGTGTAGTCGCTGACCGCACCGCCCTCGTCGGTCTGGTTGCCCAGCGTCAGATAGCTTTCGGATGCGGTGAACACCACGCCGTCCACGTAGTCGACGGGGATTCCGTCGTAGGTCCGGTCGCCGACGATCCGGTCCATCGTCGATTGCAGTTCGTCGAGTGAATCGAAACGCAGGTGTCGCAGTGCCACATACCGTTTGACGGGCTCGAGCTCGATTCGCAGGCGGGTCGAATATCCCAGTGTGCCGTACGAATTGGGGAAACCCCAGAACAGATCGGAGTGCCGGCCCTCCGGCGTGGCGGTGATGATGTCGCCGCTCCCGGTCAGAACATCGATCTCGAGCACGGACTCGTGGGGCAGGCCGTTGCGGAACGACGTCGACTCGATCCCGAGCCCGGTTACCGCGCCCCCCAAAGTGATTGTCTTGAGCTGCGGAACCACCAGCGGTGCCAGCCCGTACGGCAGGGTGGCGTCCACGAGGTCCTCGTACGTGCACATCCCCGCGACATCTGCTGTCTGCGCCTGCGGATCGACGGAGATGACCCCGCCGAGGCCGGAGACATCGAGTCCTGGGGCGGTAGTGTGTGCGCGAGCCCGAAACAGATTGGACGTCTTCTTGGCGAGTCGTACGTCGGCGTCCGAAGGGATCGCGCGATACGACGCGAGTAACCGTTCGACACCGGCGCGGTGAGCATCGATCCCGGTCAGGGGCGATGTGCGATGCGCACGGGAGGGGCGTCCACCCGCCCGCATGCTTTTCAGTAGTTCAACCGAAGAGGCAGCCACACCCTGACGCTATCCCTCTCGGCGGATTGAAGCCACGCATATCGCCGCGGCGGGCCGAAGATTCACACAAATGTCTCACCAACGCGCGGGTCGTGACAGCGATCCGGTGACCTAGCTCACAATCGATTGCTGCGCCGTCACCGATGTCCGCATTCGAGAGGCAGGATGGTGAGGGAAGATACCGTACGAACCGTACTAGAGGAGTCAGAACAGTGGGCCAGGTCAGCGCGAGCAGTTCGATTACCGTCGCAGCCACGCCGGAGAAGGTGCTTGCGGCCTTGTCGGACTACGAGACGGTGCGTCCCCGCATCCTGTCGGAGCACTACCGGGACTACCGCGTTCTCGAGGGCGGGCAGGGCACCGGCACCGTGGCGCAGTGGACGTTGAAGGCCACCGAGAAGCGGTCGCGTGACATCAAGGCGACCGTCACCGTGGCAGGCGACACGATCACGGAGACGGATGCTAATTCTTCGCTCGTCACTACCTGGGTGGTCGTACCGAGCGGGTCCGGCTCGACCGTCACGACCACCACACAATGGAAGGGTGCGGGCGGCATCGGCGGCTTCTTCGAGAAGACCTTCGCCCCGCTGGGCCTGAAGAAGATCCAGGCAACGGTACTCGCCAATCTGGAGCGTGAACTCGCCTGACCGTCCCTTCCTGCCCGGCCCCTGCCGGGCAGGGGGATGAGGCCGCTCGCGACTGCCCGTGAGGTGGTGCGTGCTGCCTGGTTCGTCGGCGTGAGGCCACCTCGGCGGCGACCGTCTACGCTGGCAGGGTAACCGCAGAAAGGACCACGTCAGTGCAACCAGGTGGACAGCCCGACATGTCGCAGCTTCTGGCGCAGGCACAGCAGATGCAGCAGCAGCTGATGGCCGCGCAACAGGAGATGGCCGAAGCCGAGGTCACCGGGCAGGCCGGTGGTGGACTCGTCACTGCGACCGTCAAAGGCACAGGTGAAGTAGTCGGTCTGAAGATCGACCCGAAGGTCGTCGATCCCGACGACGTCGAAACGTTGCAGGACCTGGTGATCGGCGCCATCGAGGACGCGTCGAACAAGGCGCAGCAGATCGCGGCGGAGAAGCTCGGTCCGCTGGCAGGTGGATTGGGCGGAGGCCTGCCCGGTCTTCCCGGCTTCTAGAGGTCCGGCGTGTACGAGGGGCCGGTCCAGGACCTGATCGACGAACTCGGCAAGCTGCCCGGTGTCGGGCCGAAGAGTGCCCAACGCATCGCGTTTCACCTGCTCAGCGTCGAACCTTCCGAGATTCAGCGGCTCGAGAACGCCTTGGAGCGGGTCCGTGACGGCGTTCAGTTCTGCGTGGTGTGCGGCACCGTATCCGACAAGGAGTACTGCCGGATCTGCGCCGACCCCCGCCGGGACCGCACGGTGATCTGCGTGGTGGAGGAACCGAAGGACGTGCAGGCGGTGGAGCGGACCCGTGAGTTCAAGGGTCGCTATCACGTACTCGGGGGTGCCCTCGACCCCCTGTCGGGTATCGGCCCCGACCAGCTTCGCATTCGAGAGTTGCTGGGGCGCATCGCGAATCAGGAGGACGGGGTCGACGTCTCCGAGGTCATCATCGCCACCGATCCCAACACCGAGGGTGAAGCCACCGCCACGTATCTGGTGCGCATGCTTCGGGACTTTCCGGGGCTGACGGTCAGTCGGCTCGCATCGGGGCTGCCGATGGGCGGCGACCTCGAGTTCGCCGACGAACTGACCCTGGGCCGAGCGTTGTCCGGAAGACGCACACTGTGACGTCCGAGCCGACCGCGATGCCCGAACGCACTGCGACCGCACCTGCGAAACGCACAGCCGAGCAGTCGAGGTCGCTCATCGTCGATGCGGCGGGGCGGGCATTCGCCACCAGGCCCTATCGTGAGATCACTCTCAAAGACATTGCCGACGATGCGGGGGTCAGCGCCCCGCTCATCATCAAATACTTCGGGTCCAAAGAGCAGTTGTTCGACACCCTCGTCGATTTCCGGGGGGCCGCCGACATGATATTCAATGGCCCACTGGATGGGCTGGGCGAGCGAATGGTGTCGATGTTCGCGCGTCCGATGGAATCGTACAAACCGCTGTCGTTGAACATTCTGTTCATGAGCGGGGCCAGCGAGGAGCGGGGCCGCAAGCTGCGCGCCAACTACTCCTCGCAGATGATCGATGCGCTGGCGACACGCTTGACCGGCCCGGATGCGCGGCTGCGCGCGGAACTGGTGATGTCGATGTTGACCGGTCTCGCGGTGATGCGCCGCAAGATGATGCAGGAGTATGCCTCCGGTTCGCCGGAGGAGGTGGTGGCGCACTACGCCCCACTGGTGCAGCAGCTGCTCGACCCCTGACAGTTCGGCTTGCGTGGTAAATGGCTGTTCACCTAAAGTGGTGAACAGCCATTTACCAACTGTACGGGGGTGACGCGTGACGATTTCGTTGCCACGGCCGTTGTCTTCGATGCCGCGGGCGTCGTCGGCACGCGCGGCGGCCGAGCCGCAGTCCCTCCCAGTTGGATCCCGATTCCTTCTCCCCATTCTCGCCTTCGCCGGGGTGTTCCAAGCTGTACTGCAGACGGTGATGGTGCCGCTGCTCCCGAGCATGCCGGCGTTCACCGGCGCCGGGACGACGTCGGTGTCCTGGCTGATCACGGCGACTCTGCTCGTCGGCGCGGTGGTCACTCCCATTTTCGGGCGCCTCGCGGACATGTATGGAAAGAAGCGAATGCTGATGGCGGCGTTCGTCATCATGACGCTGGGCGCAGTGCTGTGCGCGGTTACCTCCGACATCGGACTGCTGATCTTCGCGCGCGGACTGCAGGGCGTCGGCGGCGCGGTTATCCCGATCGGTATTTCGATCCTCCGCGACGAACTGCCGCCGGAGAAGGTGCACCGCGCAATCGCGATGATGAGTTCCACCCTCGGCATCGGCACGGCCCTGGGCCTGCCGTTCGCGGCTGCCATCGCCGAATATTCCCATTGGCACGTTCTCTTCTGGGTGATCGCAGCGATCGGGTTGGCGGTCACCACGGCGGCGGCGTTGTTCATCCGCGAATCGGCGGTGCGCTCCGGCGGACGCTTCGACGGGGTCGGCGCGGTCGGGCTGACGGCCGCACTGGTCAGCTTGCTGGTGCCGATCACGCAGGGCAGTTCGTGGGGCTGGTCGAGTCCCGCGGTGCTGGGCATGTTCGCGTCTTCGGTGTTTCTGTTCGCGTTGTGGGGCTACCAGCAGTTGCGCAACCGGAATCCGCTGATAGACCTGCGAGTCTCTGCACGCCGGTCGGTTCTCCTGCCGCACGGAACCGCACTTCTCGTCGGGTTCGCCTTCTATGGCAACGCGCTCATCACGACACAGCTGCTACAGGCGCCGCGGAGTGGAGCCGGATACGGACTGACGATCCTGCAGGCTGCGGTGTGCCAGCTGCCCACCAGTCTGTCGATGATCGTCTTCGCCCAGGTCGGGGCGAGTGTGACCGCGCGGTTCGGGTCGAAGGTGACGATCCTCGCCGGAGCCGTGTGTCTCGTTGCCGGTTACTCGCTACATGCTGTGCCGGGTAAGGAGTTGTGGTTGGTGATCACGGCGTTGGGTGTCGCAGCCATCGGCACGGCACTGGTCTACAGCACGCTGCCGATGCTGATCGTGCGCGCCGCGCCCGCGACCCAGATGGCCGCGGCCAATGGTGTGAACGTCCTGCTGCGGACGATGGGCACCACCATGTGCAGCGCAGTGGTCGCGTCGGTTCTCGCGGCCGGCGTGGTGGGCGGGACCGCCACTTCAGGGTCATTCTCGCTGGCGTACGGGGTGTGTGCGGTGTTGGCCGTCTTGGTGTTCGCCGTCTCGCTCGCGTTGCCGGGTCATGTCCGGTCGCAAAAAAATGTGATGGAACCGCTTGTGACGTAGATCACTCGGGGGTATCGTAAGTAGTGCGGATCGAGGAAATGTACCTGTGAGCAGAGAAAACTCGTGAAGCAGAGATCCGGCCGAGAATGCAGAAGCATTCCCGGCCGAACCCCTGTCTGGGGTCCTTACATCGATTCTGCGATGTTCTTGATAGCTGCCAGCCGTCGGTCCCACTCGGCACCGATTCGCTCCAGCGTCCGGGCCGTCTTGCCGAGTTCGGCGCCGAGCGCCCGATAGCGGACCTCCCGACCCACCTTCACCGATTCGACCAACCCACAGGCCTGCAGGGCGGTGAGATGCTTGGCGATCGCCTGCCTCGACACCGGCAGTCGGGTGGCGAGGGACGACGCGGAATGATCTGCCCGTCCGAGCTCGGTCAGGATCTCCCAGCGGGTTTCGTCGGACAGGGCCGCGAACACCGAAGCGAGTTCGGCATAGGTGCCCACGGTCATGCCTTCACGCCATGTAGGTAGGCGACCAATTCGTCGAGTTCGGCGTGCCAACCCTGGATGTTGCCTTCGCGCTGCTGGTTCCGTGCGTCCGCGTCGCGGTCGAGGGTGTCGAATCCAGTCTCGGTCACCGTCAGCTCGGTTCCCGACTCGTGCTCGGCGAGGGTGAACCGGACCAGCGTCGAATTGCCTTCCACAGGATCGGTGTCTCTGTCGGCCGCCCAGCGGAAACCGAAGCAGTTCGGCTCGTCGACCTCGGTCACGATCGCGCGGGACGTTCCGTGCCCGTCCCAGGTGAACTCTGCTCTGCCGCCCACGGCGAGGTCGATCTCGGCCTGCTGTCCGAACCATTGGGCGACCTTGTCGGCGTCGGTGATGGCAGCCCAGACTGTCGATCGCGGGGCGCTGATGACAACGCTTCGGGTGATGCTCGTCGAATCCATGTCGATTACCTTCCTTCGCGCGGTTTCTGCAACTCAATGGTTGCATGCCCACTTGACTTCTGCAACCCAACGGTTGCATCAAGTGACGCCACTGACG comes from Rhodococcus oxybenzonivorans and encodes:
- a CDS encoding type IV toxin-antitoxin system AbiEi family antitoxin domain-containing protein, producing MTVTKFAALKDVAEKQFGLITHTQLHALGFPRSRVRHRVESGRWQAVLHGVYSVSNGPITREMSLEAALLFGGRGAVLSHHTAAEEWHMIRVEPARPVHITVPYKRSAISQPPTVVGAGLASVSLCHREGTVVHSGVVVHRSRAHDYIAIDADQPRTARADTALDVAIAEPTARDAYTRLIALATNARIPLRDIRRRMEERRPRRYRKALADAVRLLADGVQSILEYRYATDVEDAHGLPRARRQSPVVVDGRTLFEDCDYSDHGVPLIVRLDGRRAHAMAEVAFRDRRRDNAAELQGRPRLVYGFDEVTKSPCVVAREVETVLVREGWVRPGERSCRACEWLRSAETP
- a CDS encoding class I SAM-dependent methyltransferase yields the protein MTTLKAPRTQDRKLTIAEILETLSDGMLPLRFTAYDGSAAGPEDAPYGLHLKSTRGTTYLATAPGDLGMARAYVSGDLEARGVHPGDPYEILRVMGDELHFRRPSALTLAAITRSLGWDLLRPIAPPPQEHLPRWRRVAEGLRHSKARDAEVIHHHYDVSNTFYEYVLGPSMTYTCACYENTEQTLEEAQDNKYRLVFEKLGLQPGDRLLDIGCGWGSMVRYAARRGVKVIGATLSREQAEWAQKAIAEEGLSDLAEVRFSDYRDVPETGFDAISSIGLTEHIGVGNYPAYFTLLKDKLREGGRLLNHCITRPDNRSQARAGGFIDRYVFPDGELTGSGRIISEIQNVGLEVRHEENLREHYALTLAGWCQNLVDNWDACVADVGEGTARVWGLYMAGSRLGFERNVVQLHQVLAVKLGPKGEAHVPLRPWWS
- a CDS encoding FAD-binding oxidoreductase → MRAGGRPSRAHRTSPLTGIDAHRAGVERLLASYRAIPSDADVRLAKKTSNLFRARAHTTAPGLDVSGLGGVISVDPQAQTADVAGMCTYEDLVDATLPYGLAPLVVPQLKTITLGGAVTGLGIESTSFRNGLPHESVLEIDVLTGSGDIITATPEGRHSDLFWGFPNSYGTLGYSTRLRIELEPVKRYVALRHLRFDSLDELQSTMDRIVGDRTYDGIPVDYVDGVVFTASESYLTLGNQTDEGGAVSDYTGRNIFYRSIQHASVNHPKTDKLTTRDYLWRWDTDWFWCSRAFGAQNPTIRRLWPKKLLRSSFYWKLIALDHKYDIGDRLEKRKGNPPRERVVQDVEVPIERTADFVRWFLDEIPIEPLWLCPLRLREPAPAGASSQRPWPLYPLEPKRTYVNIGFWSSVPIRPGEPEGAANRLIEDKVSDFDGHKSLYSDSYYSRADFERLYYGGDRYTELKKHYDPDSRLLDLFSKAVQRR
- a CDS encoding SRPBCC family protein, coding for MGQVSASSSITVAATPEKVLAALSDYETVRPRILSEHYRDYRVLEGGQGTGTVAQWTLKATEKRSRDIKATVTVAGDTITETDANSSLVTTWVVVPSGSGSTVTTTTQWKGAGGIGGFFEKTFAPLGLKKIQATVLANLERELA
- a CDS encoding YbaB/EbfC family nucleoid-associated protein; the encoded protein is MQPGGQPDMSQLLAQAQQMQQQLMAAQQEMAEAEVTGQAGGGLVTATVKGTGEVVGLKIDPKVVDPDDVETLQDLVIGAIEDASNKAQQIAAEKLGPLAGGLGGGLPGLPGF
- the recR gene encoding recombination mediator RecR → MYEGPVQDLIDELGKLPGVGPKSAQRIAFHLLSVEPSEIQRLENALERVRDGVQFCVVCGTVSDKEYCRICADPRRDRTVICVVEEPKDVQAVERTREFKGRYHVLGGALDPLSGIGPDQLRIRELLGRIANQEDGVDVSEVIIATDPNTEGEATATYLVRMLRDFPGLTVSRLASGLPMGGDLEFADELTLGRALSGRRTL
- a CDS encoding TetR family transcriptional regulator, translating into MPERTATAPAKRTAEQSRSLIVDAAGRAFATRPYREITLKDIADDAGVSAPLIIKYFGSKEQLFDTLVDFRGAADMIFNGPLDGLGERMVSMFARPMESYKPLSLNILFMSGASEERGRKLRANYSSQMIDALATRLTGPDARLRAELVMSMLTGLAVMRRKMMQEYASGSPEEVVAHYAPLVQQLLDP
- a CDS encoding MFS transporter: MTISLPRPLSSMPRASSARAAAEPQSLPVGSRFLLPILAFAGVFQAVLQTVMVPLLPSMPAFTGAGTTSVSWLITATLLVGAVVTPIFGRLADMYGKKRMLMAAFVIMTLGAVLCAVTSDIGLLIFARGLQGVGGAVIPIGISILRDELPPEKVHRAIAMMSSTLGIGTALGLPFAAAIAEYSHWHVLFWVIAAIGLAVTTAAALFIRESAVRSGGRFDGVGAVGLTAALVSLLVPITQGSSWGWSSPAVLGMFASSVFLFALWGYQQLRNRNPLIDLRVSARRSVLLPHGTALLVGFAFYGNALITTQLLQAPRSGAGYGLTILQAAVCQLPTSLSMIVFAQVGASVTARFGSKVTILAGAVCLVAGYSLHAVPGKELWLVITALGVAAIGTALVYSTLPMLIVRAAPATQMAAANGVNVLLRTMGTTMCSAVVASVLAAGVVGGTATSGSFSLAYGVCAVLAVLVFAVSLALPGHVRSQKNVMEPLVT
- a CDS encoding ArsR/SmtB family transcription factor, translating into MTVGTYAELASVFAALSDETRWEILTELGRADHSASSLATRLPVSRQAIAKHLTALQACGLVESVKVGREVRYRALGAELGKTARTLERIGAEWDRRLAAIKNIAESM
- a CDS encoding SRPBCC family protein; translated protein: MDSTSITRSVVISAPRSTVWAAITDADKVAQWFGQQAEIDLAVGGRAEFTWDGHGTSRAIVTEVDEPNCFGFRWAADRDTDPVEGNSTLVRFTLAEHESGTELTVTETGFDTLDRDADARNQQREGNIQGWHAELDELVAYLHGVKA